Proteins found in one Acidobacteriota bacterium genomic segment:
- a CDS encoding orotate phosphoribosyltransferase codes for MHHDQVLSVFRDSGALLEGHFKLTSGLHSSGYLQCALVLQHPAHAERLGAALAAHFDGASATAVLSPALGGLIIGHEIARALGVRALFAERVDGKLALRRGFTLSSSDRVLVVEDVVTTGGSTRETIAVAEAAGAAVVGAGSIVDRSGGQSALGVRHVSLLTLTLPTYEPAICPLCAAGTPAVKPGSRT; via the coding sequence ATGCATCACGATCAGGTGCTCTCCGTATTCCGCGACTCCGGCGCCCTGCTGGAAGGACACTTCAAGCTCACGTCGGGCCTGCACAGCTCCGGGTACCTGCAGTGCGCGCTCGTTCTCCAGCATCCCGCGCACGCCGAACGTCTCGGCGCGGCGCTCGCCGCGCATTTCGACGGCGCCAGCGCCACCGCGGTGCTTTCGCCAGCCTTGGGCGGTCTCATCATCGGGCACGAGATCGCGCGCGCGCTCGGCGTCCGTGCGCTCTTCGCCGAACGGGTGGACGGCAAACTGGCCCTCCGGCGCGGCTTCACCCTCTCGTCCAGCGACCGCGTGCTCGTCGTCGAAGACGTCGTCACGACCGGCGGATCCACGCGCGAGACCATCGCGGTCGCCGAAGCCGCCGGCGCGGCCGTCGTGGGCGCCGGGTCGATCGTCGATCGCAGCGGCGGGCAGTCCGCGCTCGGTGTCCGCCACGTCTCGCTGCTCACGCTCACGCTCCCGACGTACGAACCCGCGATCTGCCCGCTCTGCGCAGCCGGCACGCCAGCCGTGAAACCCGGATCCAGAACGTAG
- the truA gene encoding tRNA pseudouridine(38-40) synthase TruA, with product MRTLKLTVAYDGTNYVGWQRQVNGISVQQMIEDAFAPLAGTTPGPGVAGAGRTDAGVHAAAQVASVNVDFDHPADAVLRALNVRLPPDIRVMSVEEAPLGFHARFHARGKAYRYRVVTTSILSPFDRLFVSHAPGTRDVDAMREGARLLVGRHDFASFQARGSAPQHTVRDIERLDVDARPDEIVFDITGNGFLRHMARTLVGTLMEVGEGLRPPASMRAVLAARDRRAAGRTMPASGLTLMAVRYR from the coding sequence ATGCGCACGCTGAAGTTGACGGTGGCCTACGACGGCACGAACTACGTCGGCTGGCAACGCCAGGTGAACGGCATCTCGGTGCAACAGATGATCGAAGACGCCTTTGCTCCGCTGGCCGGCACGACGCCCGGCCCCGGCGTCGCCGGCGCGGGGCGCACCGATGCCGGCGTCCACGCCGCCGCGCAGGTCGCGAGCGTGAACGTGGACTTCGATCACCCGGCCGACGCCGTGCTGCGCGCGCTCAACGTGCGGCTGCCGCCGGACATCCGCGTCATGTCGGTCGAGGAGGCGCCGCTCGGGTTTCACGCGCGCTTTCACGCGCGCGGCAAAGCGTACCGCTACCGGGTCGTGACGACGTCGATCCTGTCGCCGTTCGATCGGCTGTTCGTCTCTCACGCGCCGGGAACACGCGACGTGGACGCGATGCGCGAGGGGGCCAGGCTGCTCGTCGGGCGTCACGACTTCGCGTCGTTCCAAGCGCGCGGGTCGGCGCCGCAGCACACGGTCCGCGACATCGAACGGCTCGACGTCGACGCTCGGCCCGACGAGATCGTCTTCGACATCACCGGCAACGGCTTCCTGCGCCACATGGCGCGAACCCTGGTCGGCACGCTGATGGAGGTCGGCGAGGGCCTCAGGCCTCCAGCTTCCATGCGGGCCGTGCTCGCCGCGCGCGACCGGCGCGCGGCCGGCAGAACGATGCCGGCGAGCGGCCTGACGCTCATGGCGGTGCGGTACCGGTGA
- a CDS encoding isoprenyl transferase, producing MIAAVSPGSKEEALLRRLDFDRLPRHIAIIMDGNGRWAESRHLPRVEGHRAGIDAVRSTVETSARLGIAVLTLYAFSVENWKRPDTEISALMSLLKQYLRLELRTLLRNNIRFHVIGQRDRLDPDVRDELADAEARTAGNTGMLFNIALSYGGRAEIVDAARRAIRDGIDPDALDEAAFSARLYTAGQPDPDLLIRTSGEMRVSNFLLWQIAYAEIWVTDALWPDFRTQHLLAAVLDYQKRDRRYGAIPPAVGAGKQ from the coding sequence ATGATCGCCGCGGTGTCGCCGGGATCGAAGGAGGAGGCGCTCCTCCGGCGCCTGGACTTCGACCGCCTCCCGAGGCACATCGCGATCATCATGGACGGCAACGGCCGCTGGGCCGAGAGCCGCCACCTGCCCCGCGTGGAAGGGCACCGCGCCGGCATCGACGCCGTCCGGTCCACCGTCGAGACGTCGGCGCGTCTGGGCATCGCGGTTCTCACGCTCTACGCGTTCTCCGTCGAGAACTGGAAGCGCCCGGACACCGAGATCTCGGCGCTCATGAGCCTGCTCAAGCAGTACCTGAGGCTGGAGCTCAGAACGCTGCTCAGGAACAACATCCGGTTCCACGTCATCGGCCAGCGGGATCGGCTGGATCCCGACGTGCGCGACGAGCTGGCGGACGCCGAGGCGCGCACCGCGGGGAACACCGGCATGCTGTTCAACATCGCGTTGAGCTACGGCGGCCGCGCGGAAATCGTCGACGCAGCGCGGCGCGCGATTCGCGACGGCATCGATCCGGACGCGCTCGACGAAGCCGCGTTCAGCGCGCGGCTCTACACCGCCGGTCAGCCGGATCCGGATCTGCTGATCCGCACGAGCGGCGAGATGCGGGTCAGCAACTTCCTCCTCTGGCAGATCGCCTACGCCGAGATCTGGGTGACCGACGCGCTCTGGCCGGATTTCCGTACGCAGCACCTGCTCGCCGCCGTCCTCGACTACCAGAAGCGCGACCGGCGCTACGGCGCGATCCCGCCCGCTGTCGGAGCGGGGAAGCAGTAG
- a CDS encoding phosphatidate cytidylyltransferase, with amino-acid sequence MTRVASALVLGAVVGLTLWVLPPWATAVLACAAAVVAGLEIAGLSARAEAAVPAAFLSTGAAALLLAVAATSRHAPAADAPVAVLLALVVGGGAVALTLGPPSHATLTRAAVLVMAPVYVGAPLGALVWVQWAMGPAATTWLVATLAASDITQYYVGRRFGRTRLAPAVSPAKTNEGAIGGVSAATIAGVVLGPLCVGTSPLMGGLVALVVAMFGIAGDLFESLLKRSAGAKDASALIPGHGGVLDRLDSYLFAAPVFFLFLRYVI; translated from the coding sequence ATGACAAGGGTCGCTTCCGCGCTGGTTCTCGGCGCTGTCGTTGGACTCACGCTCTGGGTGCTGCCGCCCTGGGCCACTGCCGTGCTGGCGTGCGCGGCGGCCGTCGTCGCCGGCCTGGAGATCGCGGGACTGTCCGCGCGCGCCGAGGCGGCCGTGCCGGCGGCGTTTCTCTCGACCGGCGCGGCGGCGTTGCTCCTGGCCGTGGCGGCGACGAGCCGGCACGCGCCGGCGGCGGACGCACCCGTGGCCGTCCTGCTCGCGCTCGTCGTGGGCGGCGGTGCCGTCGCGCTGACGCTCGGACCGCCGTCCCACGCGACGCTGACACGAGCTGCCGTCCTCGTCATGGCGCCCGTGTACGTCGGGGCGCCGCTCGGCGCGCTCGTCTGGGTGCAATGGGCGATGGGACCCGCCGCGACGACCTGGCTCGTCGCCACGCTGGCGGCCAGCGACATCACGCAGTACTACGTCGGACGCCGCTTCGGGCGCACGCGCCTGGCGCCCGCCGTCAGCCCGGCCAAGACCAACGAAGGCGCGATCGGCGGCGTGTCGGCCGCGACGATCGCCGGGGTCGTCCTGGGACCGCTGTGCGTCGGCACATCGCCGCTCATGGGCGGCCTGGTCGCGCTGGTGGTGGCGATGTTCGGGATCGCCGGAGACCTGTTCGAATCGCTGCTCAAGCGCAGCGCCGGCGCGAAGGACGCGTCCGCGCTCATCCCCGGACATGGCGGCGTGCTCGATCGGCTCGACAGCTATCTCTTCGCTGCCCCGGTCTTCTTCCTTTTCCTCCGCTACGTCATCTGA
- a CDS encoding 1-deoxy-D-xylulose-5-phosphate reductoisomerase — translation MKRIAILGSTGSIGQSALAVVAAHPDRLQVVTLAAGENASLLAEQAAAFRPAALGVATEAALVDLEERLAPDSGVEILPPGREGLIAAATHPDVDLVLCASSGTAGLEAALAAIEAGKALALANKEVLVMAGAVMVQAALRRGVAILPVDSEHNAIHQCLDGRNLSDVRRLILTASGGPFRTLPTSALARVTFEDALRHPTWRMGRKITIDSATLMNKGLEVIEARWLFGTPARAIDVVVHPQSVVHSMVEFRDGSVLAQLGVTDMRLPIQYAFSYPERWSAPLPPLDLTRLGALEFAPPDLDRFPCLRLAYAALEHGGVAPVVLNAANEMAVEAFLAGGISFPMIPAVIERALDAAGRQTGELRSIAEIREADAWAREYSAETISTLPSS, via the coding sequence ATGAAGCGCATCGCCATTCTTGGTTCGACCGGCTCCATCGGCCAGAGCGCGCTCGCCGTCGTGGCGGCCCATCCCGATCGCCTGCAGGTCGTGACGCTGGCCGCCGGCGAAAACGCTTCGCTGCTCGCCGAACAGGCGGCAGCGTTTCGCCCGGCCGCCCTCGGCGTCGCCACCGAGGCCGCGCTCGTCGATCTCGAGGAGCGGCTGGCGCCGGACTCCGGCGTCGAGATCCTTCCGCCGGGACGCGAAGGGCTCATCGCCGCGGCGACGCACCCCGACGTCGATCTCGTGCTGTGCGCCTCGTCCGGCACGGCCGGCTTGGAGGCGGCGCTCGCCGCGATCGAAGCCGGCAAAGCGCTCGCCCTCGCGAACAAGGAAGTGCTCGTCATGGCCGGCGCGGTGATGGTTCAGGCCGCCCTGCGGCGCGGCGTCGCCATCCTCCCGGTCGACAGCGAGCACAACGCCATCCACCAGTGTCTGGACGGACGCAACCTGTCGGACGTGCGGCGGCTGATTCTGACGGCCTCCGGCGGGCCGTTCCGCACGCTGCCGACGAGCGCCCTCGCCAGGGTGACGTTCGAGGACGCGCTGCGCCATCCGACCTGGCGGATGGGACGCAAGATCACGATCGACTCGGCGACGCTCATGAACAAGGGCCTGGAGGTCATCGAGGCGCGCTGGCTGTTCGGGACGCCGGCGCGGGCGATCGACGTGGTCGTGCACCCGCAGTCCGTCGTGCACTCGATGGTCGAGTTCCGCGACGGGTCGGTGCTCGCGCAGCTCGGCGTCACCGACATGCGACTGCCCATCCAGTACGCCTTCTCGTATCCCGAGCGCTGGTCGGCGCCGCTGCCTCCGCTCGACCTCACGCGGCTCGGCGCGCTGGAATTCGCGCCGCCCGATCTCGATCGCTTTCCCTGTCTCCGCCTCGCCTACGCGGCGCTCGAACACGGCGGCGTGGCGCCCGTGGTCTTGAACGCGGCCAACGAGATGGCGGTGGAGGCGTTCCTCGCCGGCGGGATCAGCTTCCCCATGATTCCCGCGGTCATCGAGCGAGCGCTCGACGCCGCGGGCCGCCAGACGGGCGAGTTGCGGTCGATCGCCGAGATCCGCGAGGCCGACGCGTGGGCCCGCGAATACTCGGCCGAAACCATCAGTACGCTACCATCGTCGTAG
- the rseP gene encoding RIP metalloprotease RseP, producing the protein MTTLLSFLFVLGVLVFVHELGHFLVARWHGVRVLAFSLGFGPKIAKVVRGGTEYCISLVPLGGYVKLAGENAEEHQAPAPDEFMAKSKWVRFQVYVAGPIMNIALALILGTFVLSQGADEPLYKSAPPVVGTVVADSPAARAGLEAGDLVVSIDGKPASTWDDVELAVLPRAGRELAIVAQRGGERLQVTLTAAARGEFEAGDIGIRPVLRPQITQVNPDSPAEKGGLRPGDVLVALNGEPALLREATIERIRSSANTPLVLTVEREGTRHDATVVPQGAPGAALIGVSISAFEVRRIDPTLAQAVRLSLEQNWEHTRLIGSTLRGLFTRDTPVRQLMGPVGIAQLSGTAAEVGWTALFGLMAMISLNLGLLNLMPVPVLDGGHIAILAVEGLARRDLSPRVKERILMTGASLVVLLMVTVIYNDIARLFR; encoded by the coding sequence ATGACCACGCTGCTGTCGTTCCTGTTCGTGCTGGGCGTGCTCGTCTTCGTGCACGAACTCGGGCACTTCCTCGTGGCCCGCTGGCACGGTGTGCGGGTGCTCGCCTTCTCGCTGGGCTTCGGTCCGAAGATCGCCAAGGTGGTCCGCGGCGGCACCGAGTACTGCATCAGCCTCGTGCCGCTCGGCGGGTACGTGAAGCTCGCGGGCGAGAACGCCGAAGAGCACCAGGCGCCCGCGCCCGACGAGTTCATGGCGAAGAGCAAGTGGGTGCGCTTCCAGGTGTACGTCGCCGGGCCGATCATGAACATCGCGCTCGCGCTGATCCTCGGCACGTTCGTGCTCAGCCAGGGCGCCGACGAGCCTCTGTACAAGAGCGCGCCGCCGGTCGTCGGCACGGTCGTCGCGGACAGCCCGGCCGCACGCGCCGGCCTCGAGGCCGGCGACCTCGTGGTGAGCATCGACGGCAAGCCGGCCTCGACCTGGGATGACGTGGAGCTGGCCGTGCTGCCCAGAGCAGGCCGCGAGCTCGCCATCGTCGCGCAACGCGGAGGCGAGCGGCTGCAGGTGACGCTCACGGCCGCGGCACGCGGCGAGTTCGAAGCCGGCGACATCGGCATTCGCCCGGTGCTCCGGCCGCAGATCACGCAGGTGAATCCGGACAGCCCGGCCGAGAAAGGCGGGCTGCGGCCCGGCGACGTGCTCGTCGCCCTGAACGGCGAGCCGGCCTTGCTCCGCGAGGCGACGATCGAGCGCATCCGCAGCAGCGCGAACACGCCGCTCGTGCTCACCGTCGAGCGCGAGGGAACGCGTCACGACGCGACGGTCGTGCCGCAGGGCGCGCCAGGCGCCGCGTTGATCGGCGTGTCGATCAGCGCCTTCGAGGTCAGGCGCATCGATCCGACGCTCGCGCAGGCCGTTCGCCTGAGCCTGGAGCAGAACTGGGAGCACACGCGGCTCATCGGCAGCACGCTGCGCGGGCTCTTCACGCGCGACACGCCAGTGCGCCAGCTCATGGGCCCGGTCGGCATCGCGCAACTGTCCGGGACCGCGGCCGAAGTGGGCTGGACGGCGCTCTTCGGCCTGATGGCGATGATCAGCTTGAACCTGGGCCTGCTGAACCTCATGCCCGTGCCGGTGCTCGACGGTGGCCACATCGCGATCCTGGCCGTCGAAGGGCTGGCGCGCCGCGACCTCAGCCCGCGCGTGAAGGAACGGATCCTGATGACCGGCGCGTCGCTGGTCGTGCTGCTGATGGTGACGGTGATCTACAACGACATCGCGCGGCTGTTCCGCTGA
- the glk gene encoding glucokinase — MLLAADVGGTKTLVGLFRPGGVRPVALATRVYATQDYSTLSEIVHAFLADVDRPAVQAIAAGVAGPVEGLRATLTNVDWTADLDEISRALGGCPAALLNDLESMAYSVSVLEADELCVLQAGRPAAAGNCALIAAGTGLNASHIPRVNGRLVPSASESGHADFAARTRRELELVEHLTREYGRAEVEAVLSGPGIVNLFQFTHASDRAKSACPVVAADLGARAQGEERDRAADVTAAALERTCHWCEEALGMFVSAYGAETGNVALRALAIGGIYIGGGIAPKILPALEAGSFMEAFLAKGPMTPLLQDVPVKVVLNAGAGLIGASVKAAALLER, encoded by the coding sequence ATGCTGCTCGCCGCGGATGTCGGCGGAACGAAGACGCTCGTCGGCCTGTTTCGTCCAGGCGGCGTGCGGCCTGTCGCTCTCGCCACACGAGTGTATGCCACTCAGGATTACTCGACGCTCTCGGAAATCGTCCACGCGTTCCTCGCGGACGTCGATCGTCCGGCGGTGCAGGCGATCGCCGCGGGTGTCGCCGGGCCGGTCGAGGGTCTGCGTGCGACGTTGACCAACGTCGACTGGACCGCGGATCTCGACGAGATCTCGCGGGCGCTCGGCGGCTGTCCGGCGGCGCTCCTGAACGATCTGGAGTCGATGGCGTACTCGGTGTCGGTGCTCGAAGCCGACGAGCTGTGCGTGCTCCAGGCCGGGCGGCCAGCCGCCGCGGGCAATTGCGCGCTCATTGCCGCCGGCACGGGGCTGAACGCGTCGCACATCCCGCGCGTGAACGGCCGGCTGGTGCCGTCGGCTTCCGAATCGGGCCACGCCGACTTCGCCGCGCGGACCCGGCGCGAGCTCGAGCTGGTCGAGCACTTGACGCGGGAATACGGGCGTGCCGAGGTCGAGGCCGTGCTCTCGGGACCCGGCATCGTGAACCTGTTCCAGTTCACCCATGCGTCCGATCGAGCGAAATCCGCTTGCCCGGTCGTCGCCGCCGACCTCGGCGCGAGGGCTCAGGGCGAGGAGCGCGACCGCGCCGCCGACGTCACGGCCGCGGCGTTGGAGCGGACGTGTCACTGGTGCGAGGAAGCGCTCGGGATGTTCGTATCTGCCTATGGCGCGGAGACCGGCAATGTCGCGCTGCGCGCGCTGGCCATTGGCGGCATCTACATCGGCGGCGGCATCGCGCCGAAGATTCTGCCCGCGTTGGAGGCCGGTTCGTTCATGGAGGCGTTTCTCGCGAAGGGGCCGATGACGCCGCTACTGCAGGACGTGCCCGTGAAAGTGGTGCTGAATGCGGGCGCCGGGTTGATCGGCGCGTCCGTCAAGGCAGCGGCGCTGCTGGAGAGGTGA
- a CDS encoding NAD(P)-dependent oxidoreductase, with protein sequence MEQGQAAIANVGFIGLGIMGGPMARNLIKAGFSLVVHSRTRASAEALAPLGATLAGSPAEVARRADMVVTMVPDSPDVELVADGPDGIFTGARPGLIVADMSTISPAVTRDLAGRAAAAGCHWLDAPVSGGELGAINGTLTIMIGGESSAVERARPVFRAMGSRVTHIGPSGHGQTAKLCNQILAAVNLLAACEALVLGAKAGLDLEKLHEALTGGAANSWAFQHLGAKILARDFAPAFKVRLQQKDLRLVSETARELNVPTFAAELVQQLLRALEVRGESEQGTQSLVTLLEQLAGTSVAAGRRSADA encoded by the coding sequence ATGGAACAGGGACAGGCGGCGATCGCGAACGTGGGCTTCATCGGCCTCGGCATCATGGGCGGGCCGATGGCGCGCAACCTGATCAAAGCCGGCTTCTCGCTCGTCGTGCACAGCCGGACGCGAGCATCGGCCGAAGCGCTGGCGCCGCTGGGTGCCACGCTGGCCGGCAGCCCCGCCGAAGTGGCGCGCCGCGCCGACATGGTCGTGACGATGGTGCCGGACTCGCCGGACGTCGAGCTCGTCGCCGACGGCCCCGACGGCATCTTCACCGGCGCGAGGCCAGGGCTCATCGTCGCGGACATGTCCACCATCTCGCCGGCGGTCACGAGAGACCTGGCAGGGCGGGCGGCGGCGGCCGGCTGCCACTGGCTCGACGCGCCCGTCTCTGGCGGCGAGCTCGGCGCCATCAACGGCACCCTGACGATCATGATCGGCGGCGAGTCTTCCGCGGTCGAGCGCGCGCGGCCGGTGTTCCGCGCGATGGGGTCGCGCGTCACCCACATTGGGCCGTCGGGCCACGGGCAGACCGCCAAGCTGTGCAATCAGATCCTCGCCGCGGTGAACCTGCTCGCCGCGTGCGAAGCGCTCGTCCTCGGCGCGAAGGCCGGCCTCGATCTGGAGAAGCTGCACGAGGCGCTCACGGGCGGCGCGGCGAACAGTTGGGCGTTCCAGCATCTCGGCGCGAAGATTCTGGCCCGCGACTTCGCGCCGGCCTTCAAGGTCCGGCTGCAGCAGAAGGATCTGCGGCTCGTCAGCGAGACCGCGCGCGAGCTGAACGTGCCGACGTTCGCCGCCGAGCTGGTCCAGCAGCTCCTCCGCGCGCTCGAGGTGCGCGGCGAGAGCGAGCAGGGCACGCAGTCGCTCGTGACGCTGCTCGAGCAGCTCGCCGGAACCAGCGTGGCCGCCGGCCGACGGAGCGCGGACGCTTGA